AAATTTAAAGGAGAATAAAAATGAAAAAAAAAATAGCGTTAATAACAGGAATAACGGGACAAGATGGTTCATATTTAGCTGAATTTCTTTTAGAAAAAGGATATGATGTACATGGAATAATAAGAAGAGCATCATCTTTTAATACACAAAGAATAGAACATTTATATATTGACGAATTGATAGAAGATATGCATAAAGATAGAAAAATAAAGTTGCACTATGGAGATATGACAGATTCTATGAGTTTAACAAGAATAATAAAAGAAATTCAACCAACAGAGATATATAACTTAGCAGCTCAATCACATGTTAAAGTATCTTTTGAAGTTCCTGAATATACAGCAGATGCAGATGCAGTAGGAACTTTAAGAGTTTTAGAAGCGGTAAGATTTTTAGGGATGGAAAAAACTTGTAAGATATATCAAGCTTCAACATCTGAATTATTTGGAAAAGTACAAGAAGTTCCTCAAAAAGAAACGACACCATTTTATCCAACATCACCTTATGCAGTAGCAAAACAATATGGATTTTGGATAACAAAAAACTATAGAGAAGCGTACGGAATGTTTGCTGTAAATGGAATTCTTTTTAATCATGAATCAGAAAGAAGAGGAGAAACTTTTGTAACTAGAAAGATAACTTTAGCAGCAGCAAGAATCGCAAAAGGATATCAAAAGAGATTATATCTAGGAAATCTTGATGCGCTAAGAGATTGGGGACATGCAAAGGATTACGTAGAGTGTATGTGGATGATACTTCAACACGATACTCCAGAAGATTTTGTTATTGCAACAGGAGAACAGTATTCAGTAAGGGAGTTCTGTAATTATGCATTTAAAGAGATTGGAATTGAGTTAGATTGGAGAGGAATTGGAGTAGATGAGAAAGGATACGATAAAGTAACAGGAGAGTGCTTAATAGAAGTTGATCCTCAATACTTTAGACCTTCAGAGGTTGAAACTCTTTTAGGAGACCCAGCAAAAGCAAGAACAGTTTTAGGATGGAATCCAAGAAAAACATCATTTGAGAATTTAGTAAGAAGTATGGTAAAACATGATCTTGAGTTTGTAGAAAAAGAACACAATGCTAGAATGCTAGTAAAGAGATAGGTGGAAAAATGAAAAAAAATTCTAAAATATATATAGCTGGTCATAAAGGGATGGTAGGATCAGCAATAGTGAGAAGATTAGAAGAAAATGGATATACAAATATTATATACAGAACTTCAGCAGAGCTTGATTTAAGAAATCAAGCTGATGTTGAAAAATTTTTTAAAGAGGAAAAACCAGAATATGTATTCTTAGCAGCAGCAAAAGTTGGTGGAATTCATGCAAATAATAGTTATCCAGCGGAGTTTATATATGATAATTTGATGATAGAAGCAAATATCATAAATTCTTCTTACAAAAATAGTGTAAAAAAACTTTTATTTTTAGGAAGTTCTTGTATATATCCTAAATTTTCGCATCAACCAATAAAAGAAGAGTATTTATTAACTGGTTCTTTAGAAGAAACAAATGAAGCTTATGCAATAGCGAAGATAACTGGAATAGAATTATGTAAATTTTATAGAAGACAATATGGATGTAATTTTATATCAGCAATGCCAACGAATTTATATGGAATAAATGATAACTTTAATTTGGAAACTTCTCACGTTATGCCAGCACTTATTAGAAAGTTTCATGAAGCTAAAATAAATAACTCTAAAGAAGTAATTATGTGGGGAACTGGAAAACCAAGAAGAGAGTTCATGTATGTAGATGATTTAGCAGATTCTTTAATTCATTTAATGTTGAATTATTCTGATGAAATACATGTAAACCTCGGAATAGGAGAGGATATAGAGATTGGAGAGTTAGCTAACTTAATTAAAGAGATAGTTGGATATGAAGGTAAAATAGTCAATGATTTATCAAAACCAGATGGAACTCCAAGAAAACTTCTAGATGTAACAAGATTAAATTTAACAGGTTTTAGGTATAAAGTTGAATTAAAAGATGGAATAAAAAGAGTTTACGAGTGGTTTTTAAATAATGAGGATATAAAAAAATGACTTTAAAATCAATTATAAAAAAAGTAGTAAAAAAATATTTGGTTGGAAAAGTAAGAACTCCATTTGTAAAAAATATAAATTTAGATTTAACTAAAAATCAAAAGAGAGTTTTAATTTCATATATTGGTTATTTTTCAACTGCAAATTTGAATGACACAATAGGGCATACTAATTTATTAGAATCGATTCAGATTATAAATATTTTTAAAGAATTAGGATGTATTATAGATATTGTTGATTGTAATTCAGATGAAAGTTTAAAATTTTTTACTTGTGAAAAATATGATATAATTTTTGGATTTGGAGAAGTTTTTTATGAAATAGCAAAATTAAATCCAACTGCAAAAAAAATAATATATGTAACAGAAAATCATCCAGAATTATCTTTAAAAAAAGAAACAGAAAGAAATAAATATTTTTATGAAAGAACAGGAAAAAAAATACCGCTAAGAAGAACTGGTATTTATTACAAAGAAGAGCATTTTAGAAATGTTGATTATGCAATAATAATGGGTGAAATAACTCCTTTTGAAAGATATAATATACCAATTTATGATGTATTTCCAACGGGTTTTTTAAATCAAAAATATATTTTTAAAACTAGAAGTCTAGAAGAGAGTAAAAAGAATTTTTTATGGTTAGGA
This genomic interval from Cetobacterium somerae ATCC BAA-474 contains the following:
- the fcl gene encoding GDP-L-fucose synthase, with the translated sequence MKKNSKIYIAGHKGMVGSAIVRRLEENGYTNIIYRTSAELDLRNQADVEKFFKEEKPEYVFLAAAKVGGIHANNSYPAEFIYDNLMIEANIINSSYKNSVKKLLFLGSSCIYPKFSHQPIKEEYLLTGSLEETNEAYAIAKITGIELCKFYRRQYGCNFISAMPTNLYGINDNFNLETSHVMPALIRKFHEAKINNSKEVIMWGTGKPRREFMYVDDLADSLIHLMLNYSDEIHVNLGIGEDIEIGELANLIKEIVGYEGKIVNDLSKPDGTPRKLLDVTRLNLTGFRYKVELKDGIKRVYEWFLNNEDIKK
- the gmd gene encoding GDP-mannose 4,6-dehydratase — encoded protein: MKKKIALITGITGQDGSYLAEFLLEKGYDVHGIIRRASSFNTQRIEHLYIDELIEDMHKDRKIKLHYGDMTDSMSLTRIIKEIQPTEIYNLAAQSHVKVSFEVPEYTADADAVGTLRVLEAVRFLGMEKTCKIYQASTSELFGKVQEVPQKETTPFYPTSPYAVAKQYGFWITKNYREAYGMFAVNGILFNHESERRGETFVTRKITLAAARIAKGYQKRLYLGNLDALRDWGHAKDYVECMWMILQHDTPEDFVIATGEQYSVREFCNYAFKEIGIELDWRGIGVDEKGYDKVTGECLIEVDPQYFRPSEVETLLGDPAKARTVLGWNPRKTSFENLVRSMVKHDLEFVEKEHNARMLVKR
- a CDS encoding glycosyltransferase, which encodes MTLKSIIKKVVKKYLVGKVRTPFVKNINLDLTKNQKRVLISYIGYFSTANLNDTIGHTNLLESIQIINIFKELGCIIDIVDCNSDESLKFFTCEKYDIIFGFGEVFYEIAKLNPTAKKIIYVTENHPELSLKKETERNKYFYERTGKKIPLRRTGIYYKEEHFRNVDYAIIMGEITPFERYNIPIYDVFPTGFLNQKYIFKTRSLEESKKNFLWLGSNGAVHKGLDLLIEIFKKNPEITLHICGFNPEEKYLKIPKLKNIINYGRIDIQGDKFLELVDVCSYIILPSCSEGCATSVLTGMLHSLIPIVCEETGFSKLGENAHYLKDYKIEYLQQEILKLSLKNINDLKKNHEKVYKYARENFTINNFTKNLKNIIGEIINE